A single Rhodoligotrophos defluvii DNA region contains:
- a CDS encoding OmpA family protein: MRERLEQRRQQQQDATPPEQQTQEPQQPQDRQRTRPGADERDRTRPGGPGAADGQRPGQEGRGEEGRDRDGRRQDGQQRQRDRQTGEQPDQREETLSGPAREQQRERWRRWRERDNPEFDQERAERARQVLDDDRPADRLDERELRRRLDDTRDALQRRDMSERERQRLLERLERDREALRRRVDRDDWEFDRDRFDRRRDQREVRELRRRYLDNPRRPDQLDERELRRRANNIEWLIEHGDLSPAERRRLIALLEDDRRYLRRYLRDERERRWRNRDRWDRWDRDRVIYIEPGVVFVPQPYISAAEYPQEEVIYGQLAAPPLAPVQQTYSYQQVVQQEDVRELMPAIDLDNINFGFGEAFIRPEEVEKLDAIGIAMEQMVAENPDEVFLLEGHTDAVGSDAANLELSQRRAEAVKEALLEYYNLQPENLQTVGYGERYLKIPTDGPEQENRRVSVRRITPLIASN, translated from the coding sequence ATGCGCGAACGGCTGGAACAGCGCCGTCAGCAGCAGCAGGACGCCACCCCGCCCGAGCAGCAGACGCAAGAACCGCAACAGCCGCAGGACCGGCAGCGGACACGGCCCGGCGCCGACGAGCGCGACCGCACCCGTCCGGGTGGTCCTGGCGCAGCCGATGGCCAGCGGCCCGGGCAGGAAGGTCGTGGGGAGGAGGGCCGCGACCGGGATGGCCGGCGCCAGGACGGTCAGCAGCGGCAGCGCGACCGCCAGACCGGAGAGCAGCCCGACCAGCGCGAGGAGACCTTGTCGGGCCCCGCGCGCGAACAACAGCGGGAGCGCTGGCGCCGCTGGCGGGAGCGCGACAATCCCGAATTCGACCAGGAGCGCGCAGAGCGTGCGCGCCAAGTGCTCGACGACGATCGGCCGGCCGATAGGCTCGATGAACGCGAGCTCCGCCGGCGGCTGGACGATACACGCGACGCGCTGCAGCGGCGCGACATGAGCGAGCGCGAGCGCCAGCGGCTTCTGGAACGGCTGGAGCGCGACCGGGAGGCCCTGCGCCGGCGGGTCGACCGCGACGACTGGGAGTTCGATCGAGACCGCTTCGACCGGCGGCGGGATCAGCGCGAGGTCAGGGAATTGCGGCGGCGTTACCTCGATAATCCGCGGCGGCCAGATCAGCTGGACGAACGCGAGTTGCGCCGGCGCGCCAACAACATAGAGTGGCTGATCGAGCATGGCGACCTATCGCCGGCTGAGCGTCGCCGCCTGATCGCACTGCTCGAAGACGATCGCCGTTATCTCCGCCGCTACCTGCGGGATGAGCGCGAGCGCCGCTGGCGCAACCGCGACCGCTGGGACCGCTGGGATCGCGACAGGGTGATCTACATCGAGCCTGGGGTCGTCTTCGTCCCGCAGCCCTACATCTCGGCCGCGGAATATCCGCAGGAAGAGGTGATCTACGGCCAGCTGGCGGCGCCGCCGCTTGCGCCGGTGCAGCAGACCTACAGCTACCAGCAGGTGGTGCAGCAGGAAGACGTGCGCGAGCTGATGCCCGCCATCGACCTCGATAATATCAACTTCGGCTTTGGCGAAGCCTTCATCCGCCCCGAAGAGGTCGAGAAGCTCGATGCGATCGGCATCGCGATGGAGCAGATGGTGGCGGAGAACCCTGATGAGGTCTTCCTGCTCGAGGGCCATACCGACGCTGTCGGGTCGGACGCGGCCAATCTCGAGCTGTCGCAACGGAGAGCCGAGGCCGTCAAGGAAGCGCTCCTTGAATACTACAATCTGCAGCCGGAGAACCTGCAGACCGTCGGCTACGGCGAGCGGTACCTGAAGATCCCGACCGATGGACCCGAGCAGGAGAACCGGCGGGTCAGCGTCCGCAGGATCACACCGCTGATCGCCAGCAACTGA